aactctttggagatttaagaaactcccataaaacccactgacttatatagtggaaactaacaaagggcaaacaagaactgtgagaggagggggagaacaatcttGTCTCCCAGCCGCCTTTCATTTAGCACGcacataaaattatctctttgcacccaaaataaaaaaacacatttagttcttaccaatggaaatacacatattatttattacattcaatatagagcacacttgttctctaaccagagtctcataaaagccaaaaactttcttaataacatgatgatatgaataacttcaagacttatcatgtagaggcagagttagaataaacattgctcaattaataacacctttaacacatcaatacattatttaatctggtttcttgtaatactacaggaatcacaaaggttgatatgttagcagaaagaaaacctatcaatttttccatatttcaatacaaatataatttttttctcacttaccaattatggattttaaatcctgtccagggtattccccttttagcctgcctagatatttatgaaccccaaaaaaacataaaagcaacagaacatacCGATCTCTTATTCCGCCACCCCTCTTTcggttttctctcactttctcttttagcctgctttgcttgggacAAGTCCGGACTCTGTCTCATGCTTTCCCagccaaaaccctttcattttgtccctttcacactcctttaccagtacagtaactcttgtactgtttatatcatcaactatacctttcatttctccttttctacatccctccttctcattactttccccggcttcagtccctccccttcagtcactaagcacacacatttaacacagtcattcagccgaaaatcggaacgtgaggggggggggaggggggattttttttttccactccgaggcagcgtggccacgatcaaatgacagctcaaacagaggcttcccctgcttcagtccctccccttcagtcactaagcacacacatttaacacagtcattcagccgaaaatcgggcccgtgagagggggggaggggggatttttttcttttcactcgaggcagcgtgccaacgatcatacgatcaaacgacagctcaaacacattaggcagctggatgggtctctccgttgcaacgaatctacacagattcgttacaatgagtgtgtttttttttttaaaaaaacctttcttaaagggaaaggggctgtttgggagcatgctaacggctgcccattggctgcttgacggccaggggcgggacgagctcggcaatagcgcttcctttctagcgatttctgccgagaccggaagcctgtgggaaatgctacaaaacgcaactggataccactacaaaggcaggtatgcataacgacgaattccactattttaaatggcgatttttcattcagtgaccaatttgcaacaaagatcccggtgcgtaaagccccccagaaAATCTCATTCATTcctaaggttctactggacttgaattgacCTCTTCTACAGCAGAACAACATGGCAACGCTCCTGAAATGATCGGAACAGCCAATCTGAAGATTTTCCAGGTCTGTAGCATGGATgtccctatgaatgaatgacctccaaaattccTATAGTAATAGTAGgcaggagttctggccctgctggtggacctcccgaaGGCCCCTGGGTTCTGGCCCCTGTGAGACCCCGAGTGTTGGACTGACTcgtcccctggcctgatccaacagggcttctcttttgTTATTCCTGGCCATGGCTGGCCTGGTCTCATGAGACCTCTGAAACTCAAGCCTTGGCTAacacgtggatgggagaccacaaagaagaATTCTGGGGTGGTGAAGCAGAGGCAGGGAAACCACCTGTGAATTTTGGGCTTTGGAAAtcctgtgggggaaggggggccaaAAGCTGGCTACACAAACTGCACCTTCAAAGAATTAACCTGGACATTCAAACTGAGCATGACTGGGGGAAGTTCCTCTAGCACTCTCTTCCAGAGATGGACTTTTCCCAGACATGCTCAGTTTGAATGGCTTCCCATGGATATTCTGCTAAAAACACAGCCCAGATTCCAAACCCCAAGGAAAATTTGCCACGTGGCCTTCTGGATTGTGGTTTTAGTGGGACACCCATGGGAATCAACTGGAAAGATAGCGGGAGAAGAAAAGGCCTGGGAGGGAGATTATTTTTAGGATTATTCTATtagtattattacatttatagtctgccttcctcctgggactcaaggcagatgacatGATCATACCCCATTAAACCCCAAGGTGACTAAAAAGACcctcctaccaccccacagttATCAAACAAAGGGTTCGCCCAAGAGGACAGAGGACTCTGACCTTCGGCGGTCTCGGGAAGTACCTTGGCCACTTTAGAGGCATCGTTATGAAAGACGGAACAGCTGGAAATGAAAAGATCTTCTCGCTCCCATTTCACGATATTCCCCTTCTTGTTCTTGGGTCTCTTCTCTATCTCCTTAACTAATCAGAATGTATTGGGAGGGAAAAGACAGCGTTAGTTTCTTCCCGATCCGCCGGCTGTTCCCCACTTCAGGCAGCCCGCCTGGGCCCCATCTGCAAAAGCTAGATGATGTGCTTTCAATGCCCTTTTGAAGAAttgagctgcaaaagcacactgaaagtgcattatccagtgtgtgcagaatgggccactggTCCCTACTGCCGCTTTTGCATTATATCTTGCCGTTTCCACACTGTGGGTgccctgaggagggggggagaccctACCTTAGAAAAGTTTAGGAAGCCCTGAAAGGCTAATTTAtttactcgggggggggggttaatgggatATACATAGCAGGTATTTGGGGATTGGGGACTTTACTTGGTTGGGTTTCAGTTGTGAAGAACACCCCAGAAGGCAGAGATGGAATTCAGCGAGATCAGAACATTCCGGGAAAGAGGGCAGGTGAGAACGAGATGCAATTCCATGaggaggagtgcagagttctcccTTTGGTTCCCAAAAAGGGAGCCAAGCACTCTGGGTCGGAGAGACACTTCAGGGAAGCAGggtatgtgaatgagatcttggggcacttgggGACGGGAAGCTAAAGAcaagcagacagggtgatgcggcggtaaaggaggcaaaggcagccttgggctgtatgaaaagaggcatcacatcaaaatcgcaagatgtcctagtcccatcaTATATCCCACATTGATTAGACTGCTCCTGGAATcccatgtccagttctggagggcccactccagaaaggacgtggacaaaatggagacggtGAAGAGGAgatgaccaagccctgtgaggaaaggtctggggaaaaggaggtggagaggggacaggatggctctcttaaaGTATcgcaaaggttgtcatttggaggagggcagggaacagttcctggtgatggcagaggataggacccacagtcatggatttaaactatgaGTAAAAAGGTACAGGCTACAGATCAGGGAATCTTTCTTTACAGtctgagtacttcagcagtgggatgggctgcctgaggaggtgggagctccccctcattggccgtcttcaagcacgggctggacagatccttctcctggatgctggaggctgatcctgcactgagcagggggtggactagatggccctcatggccccttcccactctaggattctaggagtctagttcagcagtggaaggggcttcctcaggaggtggggaggtctccctcactggcggtcttcaagcagcggctggacagatccttctcctggatgcttgaggctgatcctgcactgagcagggggtggactagatggcctgcatggtcccttcccactctaggattctaggagtctagttcagtagtggaaggggctgcctcaggaggtggggagctccccctcactggttgtcttcaagcagtggtttgacagatccttatcccggatgcttggggctgatccaactctatgatactacgcTGCAATGATTTTACAATTACAATTCCTTAGCTGCCCTGAGGAATTGGGAAAAGGAGatcttttaatttatatatatatatatttgtatatatatgaattgggagggggattcATCACACATAGGGAGGGTTCTGTGGGGGGGGTGCCCTCCGATCCTGCTAGAAGGGGCAAAATCCACAAGCATCTGTTGGCCAGGATGAGGCCATTTTTGTCTCACCAGGAGACAGAAAAGAGTCGGGTAGTTTTGTTGCCCATCAGTTGTCTGCTGCTGGAAACTTTAATTCAAACTACATTTCATCTGGACCCTGAGGACTTCATGGGATTTTAATAGTgctgcgacccccccccccccgagtctgcCAGGAGAGGACGGAATCAGCATTtcaacagtaaacaaataaataaagatgagcTTTGAGCTGGTGGTTTTCAGATTTCCCAGCATGCCCCTCACCCATTTTGCTCATGgtcaggtggtggaggtggtacATCGCTTCGGCCGCCTGCAGGCCGATCTCCTTCACGCTGTCCATGGTCCGCATGCCCAACACTGCCACCAGCTGGCCAAGCAAGGAAAATTCCTCCGAGacctgaaagggagagggaggtgggaaggggcccccagGAAGCCTGCTGTGCTTTCCTTCTACAGGGCCCAAGGCTGCCTCACTGGCCCAGAGAGAAGACtcgccccccccacttccccctcaaAGGGGAAACACCATGGACCCCCACTTCTTCTCCTGCAGCTGACGCATTTGGActgggagcatttggactgggagGCATCACTGTTGCAGCAGCACCTGAAACACTCAACAGCATTGCCGTCAGGTCAGGAGATTTCATGAGACACTGCTTGTTTGTTCAGAGGTCTCGCACAACCAGTGGGGGTCcattagtccagcctcctgtctcacacggggCCGCCAGTTCCTGTGGCAGGCCCGCAACAGAGCCCAGAGGCTAtggcctccataagaacatcaggagagccctgctggagctgcttCGGGGGATCCAACAAGATGCCCGGCATTTCAGTAATGGGATGTACCCCTTTGGACGGGCTCTTCCACTCCCAAGGATGCTCACGTCAAAATCGAGGTGTTCGGCGGCCAACTTCAGCACATGACTGGTGCTCCTCACGGCTCTTTCCAGCTCGTGGGGCATCTCCGATTCCATCCAGCCGTTGGTGTGCTGTGAAGAAAGAACACGCTGGAGACAGAAAGCAAAACCAGAACCACCAAAGTCTCCGTTCAAGGACCACTCACAGAATGGCCAGTTTGGAAAGGACaacgtttgagcccagtggcacccggAAGATGCACAGAGAGAATTCTGGGGGTCTAAAGTGGAAGGATGGCTCCTCGCCAGAGAGCAGAGATGAATTCCCCGGGCAAAAATGGGTGTTTGGCGTGGGCTCCACGGCATCGTATCCCTcggaggtccccgtcctccccagctctcccctcccattGAGTGGTCCTCCTTTCTCGATGGGCTGGTCCTCTCCCCACTGGAGAGCTCCTCCACTCCTGCTGAGGCTGGCTTGTTCCTCGCTCTGGGCAGGCCTTGCTCACGTCAAAATCTGAGCTCCCTCAGATTGcctctgagctccctccctcctagagAAGGCTTCCTCAACCCGGGTTTCAtggaacagccctggaagggttttctgaagggGTGGGATGAATTTTGTACACataatttaaatttgttaaacatttcctcAAGTGATATGGCCACAGATGGTCATGCcagtctgctcccccctcccacaatggccaataatgggcccggacaggatggggaggggtgggcccccgagtgggcgtgtccacagctctgcttcccaaccatattctgcacgatcgcacccctCCTGGGGTTTGTCGAAGcccgaaggatgtttcagggctctctcaatggttagaaagtagagaaaggctgatctagagtttCTCTCCTGACCTCCAGGGAGCAGAGAACAGCTCACCccaagaaaacagccactttgggaggtggccTTGATGGATGTTCCTCTCCTTGGGCTCTGCCCAGGGAATCCCCAAGTAGGCCACCTAAGCAGCTCCCTAAAGGCCATGCATGCCGGCTCTATGCCATTGAATCGATGCTTTAAGCTgggcctgcatggagcagggggttggactagacgcttgtccggccccttccaactctgtggttcaaTCTTGGAttaagcaggggcttggactatatggcctgggtggccccttcccactctatgatacTATGCTTTTATTAGGCCTTAGAGTAGTTACTAGTTCCCTTACTATCAATATTTCTTGAAGTCCATCCATGTTGGGCATCTCGGACAGGAGGCTGGTGAGCATTGAATTGCACACACTCATCGTCTACTGGTAGAAGTCctaaagggagagaagaaaacgCCGTTAGCATGAGCCAAGGCACGGAGAAGATCAGTCTGCCAGACGTGGCCAGGGCTGGTGAAAGCAGGGCTTCTATTCCAGTGGAATATCCagacacatttgcaagcaggacaAGCCCAAGGGTGAGCCTCCGGGACACAGCTCTCACATGCCAAATGGCCGTCATTCCTGAGGAgtgtggggagaacagggacctcagtggggcccaaggccacccagtcccccctccaaagctgccctttcctccgggggactgatctctgcagtctggagatgagctgcaattctgggggatccccaggccccacttggaggcctcacttcaagaggcctcacttcaagaaggacgtagataaaattgaaagggtacagaggagagcgacgaagatgatctggggccaagggaccaagccctatgaagataggttgagggacttgggaatgttcagcctggagaaaaggaggttgagaggggacatgatagccctctttaagcatttgaaaggttgtcacttggaggagggcaggatgctgtttctgttggctgcagaggagaggacacgcagtaatgggtttaaacttcaagtacaacgatataggctagatatcaggaaaaaaattttcacagtcagagtaattcagcagtggaataggctgcctaaggaggtggtgagctccccttcactggcagtcttcaagcaaaggttggatacacacttttcttggatgctttaggatgcttagggctgatcctgtgttgagcagggggttggactagatggcctgtatggccccttccaactctatgattctatgattctgtttttaCGAGTCAGCAGCTAAAACAGTAGAAAGAAGATGCAGCAGGACAGGAGAAAGTTTAGGGACAAAATCCTGGATAATGTGGCGACCCTCTGctgatggttgccaactccagagggggaaagtcctggggatccccttccaaaacctcaccccccccaggctccacctccaaacctataCAAAATTCCCAATCCATAAATTGGCAACGCTAGACTTGactgtgactctcttctgcaaTACTGAGGCTGTTTTGCCAGCAACAAAGTCTCAGATCCAAATGTTCGACTGCAGGCCAACACGGCCCCCCTTTCAAGCAGGGGTCCTCGCCCTTCCTAAGCccgtgggcacctctggaatcctTACACAAGAGTATGGGCTCAGCCACAGCATGGCTGCCTCAGGGggcggagccaagcacaaaaaagCAGGGAATGAGGTTAGGCATCTCTAAGAAGAAGCCAACCAGCATCTTGGGCTGAGGTGGAGGTTGCTGCTGAAGCGACTTTTTAAGAAGTTTGCAAAACCGACCAAATtcccaggggccaatcagaagcccagtTGGGCTACAGAACCATGAGCCCTTGGTGGGCGCCCAGTAGACTGCTCCCAGGGTGCCTGCAAAAACCACACTGGGGGTCCGTGCCCTGAAACCACAGGCATGGGTCAGGCCTTTGTGTCCAATTGCAAGGAGATGAGTCCCATCCCACCTGCCCTGTCTCTGAATCTGAACTCAGTTCCTGGTCAAGagaccctgtttttcagttttgaccccctggacagggagggggaggcacctgAGTTTGCGTTGGGTGTGTAGGGCTGCCTGCTTTCAGCTTGGTCATTTTGAGAGCTGGTAAAGAATACACCTTCTTGATGGTCTTGCTCACCAAGTTGGATCTGACCTCACAGTCCAGCACAGGCTTCAAGAGACTGCAAATAAAACAGACAGTGGTGGAGCTGGTGGTGGAGAAATATTAGGACACCACCACCCCGCCAAGGATGCACACATCTTCCCCCTACAGTCGATTCAACAGAATCAGCTCTGAATGTTTTATTATCAAACAGCAGAACAGATGCCAAATCTGAGGGGTCCCagttaaagagaagaagaagaagaagaagaagaagaagaagaagaactaatTTTAAATATCCCACTCTTCACCACCCCAAGGAGTTCCGAAGTGggaccgttcccttcctctcccactacagacaccctgggaggttggtgaggctgagagtcctctgacaggactgctctgcagaaacagccctaagagaactgtgttggaatggcaatcagcaagtaatttggtgaagtcagccctgtGGGGCTGTTGTTCAGCAGTGTAAGCAGCTCACTAGTGATACCTAATGATCActgtgaggttgcagggaattctgagccatgtgctctgtttaatctgagctaccccacccacttcctcctttttgaggaagagaaggtcagtgtgctttgcagaagcaagcaaggagcatcCATGAAGGATCTGCTGTTGTGAGGCAGCCATAGAGGCAACTACTTTTTGCAactactcagaagaagaagaagaagaagaagaagaagaagaagggaatgtttgaatccccaaaaccaccactgagaggggattggtggcttacaatgattgacaacctgaggagcaggaataaacctgcaggttgtccacactttcggcttctctgccaccttgttgggaagggaaaagccatgatgagatggcagaataatgcgggaggggtctcccatcagcaaGCGGTCAAGTGTGCGGTTTACAATTgcacttttacaagcaggagaTGGCACAAATTGTCCagctccatgc
The nucleotide sequence above comes from Paroedura picta isolate Pp20150507F chromosome 4, Ppicta_v3.0, whole genome shotgun sequence. Encoded proteins:
- the LOC143834704 gene encoding maestro heat-like repeat family member 5: MSVCNSMLTSLLSEMPNMDGLQEILIHTNGWMESEMPHELERAVRSTSHVLKLAAEHLDFDVSEEFSLLGQLVAVLGMRTMDSVKEIGLQAAEAMYHLHHLTMSKMVKEIEKRPKNKKGNIVKWEREDLFISSCSVFHNDASKVAKMDALDVLFLMVQEVRLV